CGTCGACGAGGAACACGTCGCCGTCGTCGACGGCCACCTCCACGTCGGGTAGCGTCGTTCCGGCGGCTTCGCCGTTGTCGCACTCGCCCGAACACGCGTCAGGAACCACCTTTTTCGCCTCGGGTTTCCTCGGTCGCCGGAGGCGACCTGCGGGAACCACTCGGCCAAAAATCTGGCCCAAAAAAGCCGGACGACTCGCTCGTTTCACTCGCTCGCGTCCGGTGAGTGTCCTCGACCGCACCTCAAAACCCGACGTGACTGGTCGAACTCGGCCCGCCCTCGCCGTCGTCGATGCCGCCCTCGTGTTCGAACGTGTACTCGTCGTCCCCGAGGAAAATCTCGCCGTCCGCGACGGTCACCTCCACATCCGGGAGTGTCGTCCCCTCCGCTTCCCCGTTGTCGCAGTCGCCCGAGCAGGCGTCGAACATCGACCCGTGTTTGGGGCAGACGATCTCGCCGTCGCGCATGGGGACGCCGCGGCCGGTGTCGAAGCGCTGGGCCTCGTGCGTGCAGCGGTTGATCCACGCCGCGACGCCGCCCTCGTCGTCGACCGGCGCGCCGCCGTCGGCCGCCACCTCGTCGTCGCAGGGCACCACGATTATCTCCTCGTCCATGTCGAAGGAGTTGGTCGCCGTGAACAGGAACGAACCCTCCTCGCGCACCGCCTCGACCGTCGTCAGTCGCGCACCCTCTGGCATCACCCGTGGATTGGACAGCGACGAGTTAGGTCTGGCGGCGGAGATCCGACGATCCCTCCACGTCGGCGCGCGCTGTCGCGCGCTTTCATGCGCGCGACGTAGCCGTGCGAGGGATGAGCACCGCACGCCGCAGGCGCGCGGAGCGCAATCGGCTGGGGAGGTTCGTGGCCGTCTGCGGTGCTGTGCGGGGCGGGTGCGGTTCCTGGCGGACTGAACGGGCGAGGCACGCTCGCGTTCACTTCAGTCGCTCGGCGACCGCGAGCGGGGCGAGGGCGTTCAGCGCTTGCCGTCGAGTGCGGTAGTGGCTTCAGTTAGCGAGCGCGCCGAAGGCGTTCAGCGCACACCGTCCCCGCCGGTCACACCGGATCCTCCTCCCCCACAGCCTCCTCGACGATCGCGATCTCCTCGTCGGTCAGCCCGTACAGTTCGTAGACGATCTCGTCGATCAGGTCGTCGGTGCGTTCGATCTTCGCCTCCAGTTCCTCCGCGCGGGCCATCGTCTCGCGATAGCTCGCCAGCCCCTCCTCGACATCGGCGACCCGGGGGAGCGTCAGCGCGCGCAGGCGGTCGACCAGCGAGTTGGTCTTCGTCGCCGTCTCCCGGAATTCAGCGAACCCTCCGGCCTCGTCGACCGCGACGGGCACGAACGCCTCGATCAGGTCCGCCTCCGTTTCGGAGAGGTCGGTGATCTGAGGGAACTGGGACCACATCGATCCACAGTTCAGCCACGAAGTGCCGCTTGAGCCGAATCGAAGAATTTCACCGGAGAGAACCAATTTCAAGAAGTTCTAAGTATGCTGCAACAAGACACTACCCTCATCTCACGATGTCGGATCAGTCTCGTATTTTCAGAGTTGCCTGCGCGAACGAGAAGGCGAAGACCAATCTCCAACGAACCGTGAAAGACGGGGTCAGTGAGGAGATCTATCAGCCACACACGAGTGTAGATGGACTCGAGGGAACAGTATCGATCTGGGGAATTCCAAATCCGAGTTCCACGTGGGACGATCTCGACGCCGGCGATTACATTTTGTTCTATACCGGTGCTGAAGACGAGGATGGTGTTCGGAAGTACAGCTACGGTGGCCGAGTGCTCGCGAAAGAGGAGAATCCCGAACTCCGTCAGGAACTCTGGGAAGTCTACACCCGTGTCTGGGGAAGTGAGGGAAAGGAATCCGACGATCCCTGGGATTACATCATTTACTTCTCCGAGACGTTTCCGCTCGACATTCCGAGCGAGGAACTCCACGGGTTCGACGGCCTGACCAAGACGTACATCCAGCAGTCGTTCGTTTCCTACGGCGACGACGGTCACGACACCATCCGTGAGAAGTTCGGGTCCGTCGACAAATATATCGAAGCGCGGCGGACAGACGCAGGTCGGAATAAAACCGACAACAGCGACTCTGCGACGAGTCCCGACTTTGGAGACAAACTCACTCTATCTCCTGTCGATATCGAACTCCCCTCAGATCTGTTCTTCAAAAACCCGGAACGCTTGGAAAGTCAGATCGAAGCCGCGCTGAACTCGGGGAAGCACGTGATCTTCACTGGCCCACCGGGAACCGGAAAAAGCCGGTTGGCGCGCTCCGTGTGCGAGCAGGTTCAGGACTTTACAGAAGTCGATGGTTACACATTCACGACGGCAACTGCCGAATGGAGCACGTTCGATACGATCGGGGGATACGCTCCGACAGGAAACGGCGAAGAGCTGTCGTTCGACCCGCGACTCTTCCTCCGCTGTTTCCGAGATCAGGAAGGCACTGCTCAGAACAAGTGGCTAGTCATCGACGAACTGAACCGAGCAGATATCGACAAGGCGTTCGGTCAGCTATTTTCTGTTCTCTCGAAAGACTCCGTCGAGCTGCCATACGAACGAGAGAACCGTGTGCGAATCGAGTGGATAGACGAAGAAACGCCGGACAGCACGGTCGAACGAGTGGTTAAAAACAGAGACCGATTTCCCGTTACCCCCTCGTGGCGGTTGATCGCGACGATGAACACGTACGACAAGACATCGCTCTACGAGATGAGCTACGCGTTCATGCGACGGTTCGCTTTCGTGCGAGTCAGCGCGCCGAGTATCCCGGAATCAGACAGTGATATCGAGGATCTGATGCATCAGTACGCGGACTCCTGGGAGATGGACGTCGAAGACCGAGACCGGCCTCGACTCATCAGTATCGGGCGGATCTGGCGGAAGATGAACCACGCTATCGACGACCGTGCTATCGGGCCAGCAATCGTCAAAGACATGCTCGAATACACGAGCCAAAACGAACACATCCACCTAACGGACCGTCTGACCCAGGCGATTATCAGTTTCATCTTCCCGCAACTCGAAGGAGTCCCGAAGCGTGAACAGATCGTCGAACAGATCGCCTCCGTCGATCAGGTCGACGAGCGAGAACTCGACGATGCTGCGAGAGATATGCTCCAAGTGACCTTCCTCAGTAATGAATAGGGAAGCACTCCTGAACAGCCTCACGCAGGATATCCTCGCGTACGCGATGCACGGTGCATTTCCCGAGCAAGCAGTCGCCCGGTCGATCAAACCGGACGCGCTCGACCAGCGCTTCGAAGACTACGAACTGCTTCTGGATCTGCACTTTATTCTCCAAGACGAAGTCCTTGATTTCGTCCGAGCGCTGCCGAAACGACTCCGTAACGTACGGACCGAGACGGAGACGGTAGCGCGGACCCGTAGAGGCGGCGTAGACGGCCACGTCGATTGGAGTGCGACGGTAAAGAAGCGATATACCGAGAGCCCTCGCGACGCATCACTGTTCGTCTGTACGAATCGGTCCGAAGACTACGATATCTCCGAAAACGTCGTGCTGAAACACCTGCTCTCGGTGATCCACACGACCGTCGTAGAGGCTGAAGAGTACCTCCGTGGCGAGTACGAGTGGGTGACCGAGACGTGGAAGGGGAGCGAAGCGCTGATAGACGAACTAAGGCGGGTCGTGGAACGGAACGTCCACGTGCGACGCATTCGAAGCCCGGAGGTATACGAACCGACCGAGCAGATGCTAACGACGGCGGAGGGCTCTCGACAGGCGATCTACCGAGAGGCAGCCGAACTTCTCCGTAATCGAGCGTCACTCTTCGCCGGGGACGAGGACGCACTTCACGACCTCCTCGACCGGACAGCCATTACTCCCGACGACGACCACGCGCTTTTCGAACTATTCGTCCTGTTTCGGTTCGTCGCCACTATCGAAGACATTCAGGACAGCGACTTCCAGTTCAAGACGATCGCGACGGGAAGACAGGAGATCGCCAGGCTAGAGGGTAAGAAAGACATCGTCCTCTATCACGACAACTCCGCAGCGGATCGGGATCTGTCGTTCGTCTCTGACGTTCCAGATGCAGAGGAGCGGCTGCTGTCCCGGACCGAGAAAGTCCAGACGGTTGCACGAAACGTCGCGAACAGTTACTTCACCGACCGTAGCTTCAAGAACCACACCGGCCGACCGGACGTGATCGTGATGGAGGTCATCGACGAGGACGCCAACAGGAACGAGTACCTCATCGCCGAGGTGAAAAATAGCCGGCGGACAGATACGATTCGCGAAGGGATCAAGGAAACCGCAGAGTACCTGGCTTTTCTCCGTGTCAACGACGAATTCGTCTTCGGAAAATCTACATCAGAAGAGTACTTCGGGACTGGCTGGAACGGACTGCTCGTCACGCAGGACTTAGATGAGAAAACCGCGTCACTCGACGAGCAGGCGGGCAACGAGATCAAGATCCTTCAGGCGTCGGAACTCGAATCGCGCCTCGGTGACGTTCTGGAGAATATCGTCTGATTCGAACGGAATACCAGATCTACAGTGTGATTTGAGATAGCAAACGCTCTCGGCTACTCCCATCCGAAGCCGTTTTACGGTCCGGCGAGGTGACTGAGAGTATGCAGAGGCCGTGGGACGACTGGGACCACATCCTGAAGGTCGACCCGGACAAGGATCTCGTCGACGGCGAGACGTACGCCGACGTCGTCACCTGTGGCACGGACGCCATCGAGGTGGGCGGGACGACGGGCGTCACCGAGGAGAAGATGGCAGACGTGGTCGAGGCCTGCGCCGAGTACGACGTGCCGCTGTACGTCGAGCCCTCGAACCCCGCCAACGTCGTCTACCGCGGCGGCGTCGACGGCTACCTCGTGCCCGCGGTGCTCAACGCCGGCGACATCGCGTGGCTCTCCGGCGTCCAGAAGGAGTGGGTCCGCATCGACGACGACATCGACTGGGAGCGCACGTTCACCGAGGGCTACATCGTGCTCAACCCCGACTCCGCCGCGGCGACGCTCACCCAGTCCGACTGCGACCTCGATCCGTCGGACGTGGCCGCCTACGCCGAGGTGGGCGAACGGATGCTCGGCCAGGAGATCGTCTACGCCGAGTACTCCGGCACGTTCGGCGACCCCGAGATCGTCGCCGCCGCGGCCGACGCGCTCGACGACGCGACGCTGTTCTACGGCGGCGGTATCCACGACTACGAGTCGGCCAACACCATGGCCGACCACGCCGACACCGTCGTCGTCGGCGATCTGGTCCACGACGAAGGCGTCGACGCAGTCGTCGAGACCGTCGAGGGCGCGAAAGACGCCAAAGCGGCGACCATCTCCGAGTAGCTCACCGGCCACCGCTCGCTCGCTTCCGACGACCGACACCGGCTAGCGCCGCCACAAGGTTCAACTGGGCCCGGTCCTGCGCTCCAGATGGTGTGATACCATGTGCCACGAATACACTGCGCGCGGCTGGGACCGCGAGCCCGCCGAGCCCGAGACCGAATCGGACGACGAGCTGCCGGAGTTCGCCAACGAAGCGGGGAGTGAGGACACGGAGGTCCTCACCGACGGCGGCGACGAGTCGTAACCCATCGCGATCGTTTCGAGCGTGCGACGCCGCCACCGACCGGTATGCTTTTCGGTGGGGTGAGACGGGCTGACCCGGAAGGACTGTCCTTAAGTCGAGGCCCCCAGAAGCCACGCACATGGACGACCGCACCTACACGGCCGCGGCCGAGCCGGGCGAGACCGTTACGGTCGCCGGCTGGGTCCACGAGATCCGCGACCTCGGTGGCATCGCCTTCCTCATCCTCCGGGACACGACCGGGAAGATCCAGGTCAAATTCGAGAAAGACGAGATGGACGACGACCTCGTCGAGACCGGCCTGGGCGTCCACCGCGAATCGGTCGTCGCCGTCACCGGCGACGTCGAAGAGGAACCGCGCGCCCCGACCGGCGTCGAGGTCACGCCCGACAGCCTCGACGTGGTCGCCGAGGCCGACCCCGAACTCCCCTTGGACCCCTCGGGGAAAGTCGACGCCGACCTCTCGACGCGACTGGACAACCGCACCCTCGACCTGCGCAAGGACGAGGTCCAGGCCATCTTCGCCATCCGCGCGGAGGTCCTCCGTTCGGTGCGCGAGGCGTTCCGGAACCTCGACGCGACGGAGATCAACACGCCGAAGATCGTCGCCACCGGCACCGAGGGTGGGACGGAGCTGTTCCCGATCACCTACTTCGGCCAGGAAGCGTTCATGAACCAGAGCCCGCAGCTGTTCAAGCAGCTGATGGTCGGTTCCGGCCTCGAACGCGTCTTCGAGATCGGTCCGATCTTCCGCGCCGAGGAACACAACACGCCGCGGCACCTCAACGAGGCGACTTCGATCGACTTCGAGTCGGCCTTCTACGACCACACCGAGGCGATGGACGCCTGCGAGACGGTCGTCAAGGCCGCCTACGAGGGCGTCGCCGAGAACTGTCAGGACGAACTCGAAGCGCTCGGCCTCCAGGACGAATTCGAGGCACCGGAGGGCGAGTTCCCGCGGCTCACCTACGAAGAAGCCATCGAGCGGATCAACGCGACCGGCGAGCTCGACGAGCAACTCGTCTGGGGCGACGACCTCCCGACCGAGGGCGAGCACGCCCTCGGCCAGGACGTCGGCGAGCACTACTTCATCACCGACTGGCCCTCCGAGATCAAGCCGTTCTACATCAAGGACCACGACGACGACGAGCAGCTCTCGACGGGCTTCGACATGATGCACCCGACGATGGAGCTGGTCTCCGGTGGCCAGCGTGAACACCGCTACGACCACCTCGTCGACGGGTTCGAACAGCAGGGCCTCGACCCCGAGCAGTTCGACTACTACACGAAGATGTTCAAGTACGGCATGCCGCCCCACGCCGGGTGGGGTCTCGGTGGCGAGCGGCTCGTCATGACGATGCTCGGCCTGGGCAACATCCGCGAGGCCGTTCTCTTCCCGCGAGACAGGCAACGGCTCTCGCCGTAGGCGAGAACGTCCCTGTCGAGCGGGAGCTCGGAAGTCGCAGCCCGCACAGGAGCATCGCGACGAGCAGGAACGTCTTCCGGCGTTCTGCCGAGCGAAGCGAGGCAGAATCCGTCACGAGCGAAGCGAAGTGACGGCATTCCCGCGAGATCGCCAGCGTTTGTCGCCGTAGGGGGCGAGGTCGCGCAGCGACCTCGGATACGCGAACGGCGAACGAAGTGAGCCGTGAGCGGCGACAAACCTGGGAGCCAGCGAGACGAACACAGTGAGTCTCGCAGGATCGCCAGCGCCTCTCTCCGTAGCGCCGCTCGATCTCGCCGCGGTCCGAAACCACCAACGGCTGTCGCCGCGAACACGCAGCCGTCAACGTTTTTCAGTGCCACTCCCCAAGCCAGCCCGTGGAGTGGACGGCCTACACGTTCGAGTGCGCGGACGGGCGGGCCCGGGAGGCGCTGGTGGGCTGGTTCGACGACCGCCACCCGATGGACCCACCAGACGACGGAGACTGCGTCCACGGCGACCTCGTCGACGGAGAGGGGGCCGAGCGGCCGGCGGACCTGGCGTGGGTCGGCGAGTACTGTTACGCCCTGACCGACGACCCCGTGCCCGGTCTGCTCGTCGAGAGCGCCGACCGGTG
This DNA window, taken from Halosimplex litoreum, encodes the following:
- the aspS gene encoding aspartate--tRNA(Asn) ligase: MDDRTYTAAAEPGETVTVAGWVHEIRDLGGIAFLILRDTTGKIQVKFEKDEMDDDLVETGLGVHRESVVAVTGDVEEEPRAPTGVEVTPDSLDVVAEADPELPLDPSGKVDADLSTRLDNRTLDLRKDEVQAIFAIRAEVLRSVREAFRNLDATEINTPKIVATGTEGGTELFPITYFGQEAFMNQSPQLFKQLMVGSGLERVFEIGPIFRAEEHNTPRHLNEATSIDFESAFYDHTEAMDACETVVKAAYEGVAENCQDELEALGLQDEFEAPEGEFPRLTYEEAIERINATGELDEQLVWGDDLPTEGEHALGQDVGEHYFITDWPSEIKPFYIKDHDDDEQLSTGFDMMHPTMELVSGGQREHRYDHLVDGFEQQGLDPEQFDYYTKMFKYGMPPHAGWGLGGERLVMTMLGLGNIREAVLFPRDRQRLSP
- a CDS encoding Rieske (2Fe-2S) domain-containing protein; this translates as MVPDACSGECDNGEAAGTTLPDVEVAVDDGDVFLVDEEYEFEHEGQIDEGEGGPSSTSHVGF
- a CDS encoding AAA family ATPase, producing MKDGVSEEIYQPHTSVDGLEGTVSIWGIPNPSSTWDDLDAGDYILFYTGAEDEDGVRKYSYGGRVLAKEENPELRQELWEVYTRVWGSEGKESDDPWDYIIYFSETFPLDIPSEELHGFDGLTKTYIQQSFVSYGDDGHDTIREKFGSVDKYIEARRTDAGRNKTDNSDSATSPDFGDKLTLSPVDIELPSDLFFKNPERLESQIEAALNSGKHVIFTGPPGTGKSRLARSVCEQVQDFTEVDGYTFTTATAEWSTFDTIGGYAPTGNGEELSFDPRLFLRCFRDQEGTAQNKWLVIDELNRADIDKAFGQLFSVLSKDSVELPYERENRVRIEWIDEETPDSTVERVVKNRDRFPVTPSWRLIATMNTYDKTSLYEMSYAFMRRFAFVRVSAPSIPESDSDIEDLMHQYADSWEMDVEDRDRPRLISIGRIWRKMNHAIDDRAIGPAIVKDMLEYTSQNEHIHLTDRLTQAIISFIFPQLEGVPKREQIVEQIASVDQVDERELDDAARDMLQVTFLSNE
- a CDS encoding Rieske (2Fe-2S) protein; translated protein: MPEGARLTTVEAVREEGSFLFTATNSFDMDEEIIVVPCDDEVAADGGAPVDDEGGVAAWINRCTHEAQRFDTGRGVPMRDGEIVCPKHGSMFDACSGDCDNGEAEGTTLPDVEVTVADGEIFLGDDEYTFEHEGGIDDGEGGPSSTSHVGF
- a CDS encoding phosphoglycerol geranylgeranyltransferase, which produces MQRPWDDWDHILKVDPDKDLVDGETYADVVTCGTDAIEVGGTTGVTEEKMADVVEACAEYDVPLYVEPSNPANVVYRGGVDGYLVPAVLNAGDIAWLSGVQKEWVRIDDDIDWERTFTEGYIVLNPDSAAATLTQSDCDLDPSDVAAYAEVGERMLGQEIVYAEYSGTFGDPEIVAAAADALDDATLFYGGGIHDYESANTMADHADTVVVGDLVHDEGVDAVVETVEGAKDAKAATISE